GCGGAGCGACGGTGTGGCTCACCGGTCTACCGGCGTCGGGCAAGTCCACCGTCGCCGTCGCGCTCGAGCGGGCCGTCGTCAGCCGCGGGCGCGTCGCCTACCTCCTCGACGGCGACAACATCCGGCACGGGATCTCCGACGACCTCGGCTTCTCCGCCGGTGACCGCGCGGAGAACATCCGCCGTGTCGGCCACGTTGCCCGACTCTTCGCCGACGCCGGGGTCATCGCGATCGCGTCGATGGTCTCGCCGCTGCGTTCCGACCGGGAGATCGCGCGTGAACTGCACCGCGCCGCCGACCTCGACTTCATCGAGGTCCACGTCTCCACGCCGGTCACCGAATGCGAACGCCGTGACCCCAAGGGCCTCTACGAACGCGCGCGTCGCGGCGAACTCCGCGGGCTGACCGGCATCGATGCGCCCTACGAGAGTCCGGAGAGCCCCGATCTGCGATTCGACACCACCGGCGCGGACATCGACCGGCTGGCGTCGCTCATCCTCGGTGCGCTGATGGATCGCGGCATCATGGCGGGGTGAGTTGCTGTCATCCCCCGGGACCCGCGCACGGCGGCCCGGGTGCGCCGTTCCCGCCGGCCGAGCACGCCGGTGGCGGTCCCGGAGTGCACCCGATCGAGACGGTGGACATCCCGGCCGGGGGCTTCGCCATGGGCGACGCCTTCGACGAGGGGTACCGCACCGATGGTGAGCGACCGGTGCACGACGTCGAGCTCGGTGCGTACTCGATCGACGCGACGACGGTGACCAACGCCGCGTTCGCCACGTTCGTCGCGGCGACCGGACACCGGACCGATGCCGAGCGATTCGGTGGTTCCGCGGTGTTCCACACCTACGCCACCGCGCCGGGCGAACCCGTGCCGGGAACGCCGTGGTGGCTCGCCGTCGAAGGTGCGTCGTGGCGCCACCCGGCGGGTCCCGGAAGCAGCGTCGACGGTCTGGCCGACCACCCCGTCGTCCATGTCAGTCACCGTGATGCGCAGGCTTATTGCGCCTGGGCCGGACGTGTCCTGCCCACCGAAGCGCAGTGGGAGTACGCGGCGCGGGGTGGGTTGCGCGGGGCCCGATACCCCTGGGGGAATGAACCACCCACCGCAGAAGCGCCCCGCTGCAACATCTTTCGCGGCGAGTTCCCGGATGCGCCGACCGCCCGGGTCGGTACCGTGCCCGTGCGGGACTTCGAGCCCAACGGCTTCGGCCTGTACCAGTGCGCCGGCAACGTCTGGGAGTGGTGCGCCGACACGTTCAGCGCCCGGTACTACCGCGTGTCCGACCGCAGCAACCCGCTGGGGCCGGGCCGGGGAAGCGCTCGCGTCCTGAGGGGCGGCAGCCATCTCTGCCACGACTCGTACTGTCATCGCTACCGGGTCGCCGCGCGATCGCACAACACGCCGGAGTCGACGGCGAGCAACATCGGGTTCCGGACCGTCGGTCCCGCGGCCGGCTGACACCCGTCCGGCCGACAACCCGTCCGCAAGTCCCGGGACACAGGGCCCGCTCGCTGCGCTCCCGGCGCCCGGGACACAGGGCCCGCTCGCTGCGCTCCCGGCGCCCGGGAACCGAACTCCGCCGTGGTCAGTTGGATCAGCAGACTGTGTGTCGATTTCCGGGAGACCCGATCGGCTGTGCGATCGTGGTTCCCCTCGGGCGGTGTCCGCCCGAAAGTCGTCGGACCGGAGAGGGGAGTAGGGCAGGAATGCGTGTGGAGGGCCGGGATGCGGTGCGTCGGGAGTCGAGGCGGCCGAACCCGTGGAGGAACGGCCTCATGGCCTCGGCCGTGGCGGTCGCGTCGTCGGTGCTGCTGGCCGGCTGCATCGACCTGCCGTCGCTGACCAGGCCGGACATCCCGGAGGGCATCCCGCCGGGGGCAGGCGTGCCCCAGCCCTACATCGACATCAACGCACCCGGGCGTACCGCGGACAGGATGCACGACTGGGCCGTGCCCATCGCGGAGTCCACCGGTATCCCGGTCGTCTCGCTCCAGGCCTACGGCAACGCCGCCGAGATCCAGCGCCAGCAACACCCCGAGTGCGGGCTGAACTGGACCACGCTGGCGGGGATCGCCGGCGTCGAGAGCAAACACGGCCACTACCGCGGCTCCGACGTGGCCGACAACGGCGACGTCAACCCGCCCATCCGGGGCGTCAAACTCGACGGCACCCGCGGCAACATGGAGATCCTCGACACCGACGGCGGCGCACTCGACGGCGACGCCACCCACGATCGAGCGATGGGGCCGTTCCAGTTCATCCCGGAGACGTGGAAGCGCTACGGCGTCGACGCCAACGGTGACGGCGTCCCCGACCCCGACAACATCGACGACGCCGCCCTCTCGGCGGCCCGCTATCTGTGTGTCTCCGCCGGCAACGACATGACGACGCCGGAAGGGTGGGAGAAGGCCGTCCGGACCTACAACAACTCGATGGCCTACGTCCTCGACGTGCGCGATCACGCCAACGCCTACTCGATCAACGTCCGCTTCTGAACCCTGCCGGGAAGGGCTTCAGCGCTTGCGTCGACCTTGTCACGTGCGGCTTCGGCGCAGCCACTAGGCTCTTGCCTATCGGCCGGCACCAGAACCGGCCGTCGTCGGCGTAGGCGGCCCCGTCGGAGGACACATCTCCTGGGATCACGCCGACGAACTCGTCCACCGAGATTGGGGTGCAACCGTGGCAATCATCGAGCAGGTAGGTGCGCGTGAGATTCTCGATTCGCGGGGCAACCCGACGGTCGAGGTCGAGGTCGTCCTGGATGACGGCACCTTCACCCGGGCCGCCGTGCCGTCCGGGGCGTCGACCGGCGAACACGAGGCCGTCGAACTGCGCGACGGTGGCGACCGGTACCTGGGCAAGGGCGTCACCAAGGCCGTCGAGGGTGTCCTCGGGGAACTGGCCCCGGCCGTGATCGGGATCGAGGCCGAGGAACAGCGCCTCGTCGACCAGGCACTGCTCGACTGCGACGGCACCCCCGACAAGAGCCGTATCGGCGCCAACGCGCTGCTCGGTGTCTCGCTCGCGGTCGCCAAGGGCGCGGCCGAATCGGCCGGGCTGCCGCTGTTCCGTTACATCGGCGGACCCAACGCCCACATCCTGCCGGTGCCGATGATGAACATCATCAACGGTGGCGAGCACGCCGACAACGGCATCGACTTCCAGGAATTCATGATCGCCCCGGTCGGCGCGCCGACCTTCAAGGAGGCGCTGCGGTGCGGTGCCGAGGTCTACCACGCCCTCAAGGGCGTCCTGAGCAAGCAGGGCATGAGCACCGCACTCGGCGACGAGGGTGGCTTCGCCCCCGACCTGCCCAACACCGAGGCGGCCATCGCGGTCATCGGTGAGGCGGTCGGCAAGGCCGGCTACAACTTCGGCCGCGACGTCGTCATCGCGCTCGACGCCGCAGCGACCGAGTTCTTCTCGAACGGTGCCTACAAGCTCGAGGGCAAGGAACTCGGCGCCGACGAGATGGTGTCGTTTTACGAGAAGCTCATCAGCGACTTCCCGATCGTCTCGATCGAGGACGGTCTGTCCGAGGACGACTGGGACGGCTGGGCCAAGCTGACCGAGTCGATCGGCGATCGGGTGCAGCTCGTCGGTGACGACCTGTTCGTCACCAACCCCGAGCGTCTCGAGGAGGGGATCTCCAAGGGCATCGCCAACGCACTGCTCGTGAAGGTGAACCAGATCGGCACCCTGACCGAGACCCTCGACGCCGTCGCACTCGCGCACAACAACGGCTACAAGACGATGATGAGTCACCGGTCCGGTGAGACCGAGGACACCACCATCGCCGACCTCGCCGTCGCCTGCAGCTGTGGACAGATCAAGACCGGCGCCCCGGCCCGCTCCGAGCGCGTCGCCAAGTACAACCAGCTGCTGCGGATCGAGGAAGGACTCGGCGACGCGGCACGGTACGCGGGCGACCTCGCCTTCCCGCGTTTCTCGTTTGGTTCGTGATTAGCTGTCTGCATGGCTTCGCAGCGACGTCACCGCGGTGACGGGCGTCAGCGTGGGCGCGATGGTCGGGTAGACGCGCGCTCACGCGAACGTGCCCGTCGCACGCGGCGGCACGCTCGTCCTGCGTCGTCGACGGTGCCCGAGGAAGCGGTCGAGGCGGCTGGGCACGAGCTTCCCGCCGATCTCGACGCACCGGTCGCCGACGACACCTCGGATTCCGGGTTTCGTCGGGTGGCGCCGGAGCGCGTGCCTCGAACCCGCCGACGTCCGGCCCGCGCCGGCATCGGCGCCCGCCTGCGTGGTGTCGAGATGACCCCGGCCGGCCTTGCGACGCTCGTCATCACCGTCGTGGTGGTGTGCGTGGTGGCACTGACCCTCGCGATGCCGCTGCGGACGTACTTCAGTCAGCGTTCGGAATTCCGCCAGCTGACCGCGTCGAACGAGCAGCTGCAACGCGAGGTCGCGGACTATCAGCAGAAGGTCAACGAGCAGAACGATCCCGCCTACATCGAGGCCCAGGCGCGGACGCGTCTGCAGTTCGTCAAACCAGGAGAGATCCCGCTCGTGATGTTGTTCCCCGCCGACGAGGCACGGCGCGAGGCCGCCGAACGTGCCGAAGAGCGCGCCCGCGCACCGTGGTACGGAAATCTCTGGGACACGCTGTCGACCCCTCCCGGCGTGCAGTGAGCTCCTCCTCCGGCCACGGTGTCTCCGCGGAGGATCTCGCCACGGTTGCCGCCCAGCTCGGACGCGAACCGCGCGGGGTCCTCGAGATCAGCTACCGCACACCTGACGGGAAGCCCGCGGTCGTCAAGACCGCGCCCCGGCTGCCCGACGGCACACCGTTCCCGACGTTGTACTACCTGACCGATCCGCGGCTGACCGCCGAGGCGAGCCGCCAGGAGTCGGCCGGCGTCATGAAGGGCATGACCGCGCGCCTGCACGACGACGCCGAACTCGCCGCGGCGTACCGCCGTGCGCACGAGGACTATCTCGCCGAACGCGACGCGATCGAACCCCTCGGCACCGATTTCACCGGTGGCGGTATGCCGGACCGGGTGAAGTGCCTGCACGTCCTGATTGCGCACTCCCTCGCCAAGGGTCCGGGACTCAATCCGCTCGGTGACGAGGCGGTGGCGCTCGCGGCC
The genomic region above belongs to Gordonia hongkongensis and contains:
- the eno gene encoding phosphopyruvate hydratase, which translates into the protein MAIIEQVGAREILDSRGNPTVEVEVVLDDGTFTRAAVPSGASTGEHEAVELRDGGDRYLGKGVTKAVEGVLGELAPAVIGIEAEEQRLVDQALLDCDGTPDKSRIGANALLGVSLAVAKGAAESAGLPLFRYIGGPNAHILPVPMMNIINGGEHADNGIDFQEFMIAPVGAPTFKEALRCGAEVYHALKGVLSKQGMSTALGDEGGFAPDLPNTEAAIAVIGEAVGKAGYNFGRDVVIALDAAATEFFSNGAYKLEGKELGADEMVSFYEKLISDFPIVSIEDGLSEDDWDGWAKLTESIGDRVQLVGDDLFVTNPERLEEGISKGIANALLVKVNQIGTLTETLDAVALAHNNGYKTMMSHRSGETEDTTIADLAVACSCGQIKTGAPARSERVAKYNQLLRIEEGLGDAARYAGDLAFPRFSFGS
- a CDS encoding septum formation initiator family protein, which encodes MASQRRHRGDGRQRGRDGRVDARSRERARRTRRHARPASSTVPEEAVEAAGHELPADLDAPVADDTSDSGFRRVAPERVPRTRRRPARAGIGARLRGVEMTPAGLATLVITVVVVCVVALTLAMPLRTYFSQRSEFRQLTASNEQLQREVADYQQKVNEQNDPAYIEAQARTRLQFVKPGEIPLVMLFPADEARREAAERAEERARAPWYGNLWDTLSTPPGVQ
- a CDS encoding lytic transglycosylase domain-containing protein; this encodes MRVEGRDAVRRESRRPNPWRNGLMASAVAVASSVLLAGCIDLPSLTRPDIPEGIPPGAGVPQPYIDINAPGRTADRMHDWAVPIAESTGIPVVSLQAYGNAAEIQRQQHPECGLNWTTLAGIAGVESKHGHYRGSDVADNGDVNPPIRGVKLDGTRGNMEILDTDGGALDGDATHDRAMGPFQFIPETWKRYGVDANGDGVPDPDNIDDAALSAARYLCVSAGNDMTTPEGWEKAVRTYNNSMAYVLDVRDHANAYSINVRF
- a CDS encoding DUF501 domain-containing protein, whose translation is MSSSSGHGVSAEDLATVAAQLGREPRGVLEISYRTPDGKPAVVKTAPRLPDGTPFPTLYYLTDPRLTAEASRQESAGVMKGMTARLHDDAELAAAYRRAHEDYLAERDAIEPLGTDFTGGGMPDRVKCLHVLIAHSLAKGPGLNPLGDEAVALAAANGLRGTAIPEDWPEASDAGTDE
- a CDS encoding formylglycine-generating enzyme family protein, which codes for MSCCHPPGPAHGGPGAPFPPAEHAGGGPGVHPIETVDIPAGGFAMGDAFDEGYRTDGERPVHDVELGAYSIDATTVTNAAFATFVAATGHRTDAERFGGSAVFHTYATAPGEPVPGTPWWLAVEGASWRHPAGPGSSVDGLADHPVVHVSHRDAQAYCAWAGRVLPTEAQWEYAARGGLRGARYPWGNEPPTAEAPRCNIFRGEFPDAPTARVGTVPVRDFEPNGFGLYQCAGNVWEWCADTFSARYYRVSDRSNPLGPGRGSARVLRGGSHLCHDSYCHRYRVAARSHNTPESTASNIGFRTVGPAAG